In Prunus dulcis chromosome 2, ALMONDv2, whole genome shotgun sequence, a single genomic region encodes these proteins:
- the LOC117619827 gene encoding putative invertase inhibitor, protein MRTSTFSLTSLPLFLLLFFFFFTLKAITAKNLIPETCKKCVQDDPNLSYKFCVTSLQAAPNSSSADVRQLGIISMNLIRQNMTSTRQYIKQLMKNRKLDKFLRAYLEVCLELYSDAIPDIKQALRYYKAKQYRDANVRVTGVYDAPVTCEDGFHERKGLVSPLTKRNNDAVQLSAIALSIIDMLGSLGFKLI, encoded by the coding sequence ATGAGAACTTCCACATTCTCTCTCACATCCCTCCCTCTCTTCCtgctcctcttcttcttcttcttcaccttgAAAGCCATAACTGCCAAAAACCTCATCCCTGAAACCTGCAAAAAATGTGTTCAAGATGATCCAAACCTGAGCTACAAATTCTGCGTAACTTCTCTCCAAGCCGCCCCGAATTCCAGCAGCGCCGATGTTCGCCAACTTGGCATAATCTCCATGAACTTAATCCGCCAAAACATGACCAGCACAAGGCAATACATCAAACAACTTATGAAGAACAGGAAACTGGATAAATTTTTAAGGGCCTATTTGGAAGTCTGCTTGGAGCTTTATTCAGACGCCATACCAGACATCAAGCAAGCTCTCAGATATTACAAGGCTAAGCAGTATCGAGATGCCAATGTACGAGTGACTGGAGTGTATGATGCCCCTGTAACTTGTGAAGATGGTTTCCATGAAAGAAAAGGGTTGGTTTCGCCATTGACGAAGAGAAACAACGATGCTGTTCAGCTTTCTGCCATAGCTCTTTCTATTATCGACATGCTCGGTTCATTAggatttaaattaatataa